DNA from Candidatus Dormiibacterota bacterium:
GCGATAGAAGGCGATGACATGCGGGTTGATGTCGTTGAGCAGCGCGCGCCCCGGGGCGAGGCCCAGGCTGACCGCGAGGCCGCCGCAGAAGGGCTCGACGAGGCGTCTTTGAGCGTGGGCCGCCCAGAGGGGACGCAGATGCGGCACCTGCCAGCGCTTCCCACCCGCCCACTTGAGCGGCGGCCGCGGCGGTACGATGGGCTCGGTGTCTGACGGACGGGCCGCCGGGTCCTTGCGCTCCGGAGTCTGGAGTGTCGGCACTAGGAGTGTGTCCGAGTAATGGCATGGGTCGCGTTCGTGGCGCCGCGGGGTCGGCCGCGAGGCGCCGCGACGACCGCGATGTGAGTCATCGCGGAGGAGCGGCAACAACGTGGACGGCCCCGCGCCGCCACGAACCCGTTGGGCACATAGGGATTGCGGCCCCATGCTTCGTTGCTCGTCGTCAACGATGCAACCAGCATCGTTTCCTCCTCAAGCCTCGCCTGGGACTCGCAAGCCCCATGTGCGCGGCCCATGCCATTACTCGGACACACTCCTGGGTCGCGCGCCGCCGCCGGCCGCGACGCCGCGCGAATCCGCCCCATCGGTGAGGCTGCGAAGGAACTCCGCCACGGCGGGCCGCTCGCGCCGGCGCAGGCGGACACAGTCGCTCACCTCGTCCGCGACCTTCTTCAGCTCGGTCTGGACGCCGGGCAGGTCGTGCGCCGGGTCGGAGAAGAAGTCGCGCGCCGCCTGCAGCCGCTCGTCCGAGCAGCCCGAGGCGTAGTGCACCAGGAAGATCCCGTAGTTGGCGGGGACGCGATCGACGATCGGCTTGAAGTTCTCCGTCACCCAGGTCCAGACCGCGGGGCGGTAGCCGGGGTCCTCGCTGACGTGGCTCGGGATGGTCAGGATCTCCTGCGTCCTGAGCGGACCGTGGAGCGTGTAGGCCAGCGCCGCGTCGACGACCTCCGGGGAGCGGAACGAGCCGAGGGCCGTGAGGTAACGGCCGCGATCCGCCGGCACGCGCGCCTTCTCGAACAGCCTGCGGTATCGCTTGAACAAGGCCATGTCGCCGCGGGTGGCCGACAGTTGGAGCGCCACGCCGGCGAGGGCCGGATCGATCGAGGACTCGTCCTTCAGGTACGCGCCCGCCAGGGAGTCGGCGTAGTCCAGGATCGCGGCGTCCTGCCCTTCGATCGCCAGCCCCTCGAGGAGGTCCGGGCGCAGCAGCGACACCGCCTCGTCCTCCCCCTCGGCTCGCGCCTTGCCGAAGCGCTGCAGGGCGGGCGACAGGACCGAGCGGACGTAGGCCACGAACGGCTCCTTCAGATCCTCGCCGGCGAAAGCCTCCTTGACCCTCCTGAGATGCTCGATGAGCGCGTCGATGACCTCCGGCTGCGGGTCGGTGGCGAAGCGGGACAGCAGACGGAGATCGTGGTCCCCCCCCAGCGCCCCTTCGTCGAGCAGGGCCTCGAGGTTGCCGATGTAGCCGATGCGCTCGCGGACGTTCATCTCCTTCGGCGCCGCGGCGGCGAGAACCGTGAGCGTCACGGGCGGCACCCTCCAGCGGTAGTAGCCGGTCTCGCCGGCGTTGGGGTGGGCCCAGACGAGGCCGGTGACGCCCTGGAGCGCGACGACGCGTGACGGCTCCTTGAGAAGAAGCGTACGGGTGCGCGTCGTTCTGCCGTCCGAGTACTTCAGGATCACCGGGATCTGCCAGGCGGCCCGCTGCGGAGCGGCGGCGCCCTCGTTGAGGAAGCGCTCCTGGCTCAGACGGACCTTGCCGCCGGGAAGCAGGTCGACCTTCACCAGCGGGACGCCGGGCTGGTCGAGAAAGGTCGACATCGGCCCCGCCACGTCCCGCCCCGCCGTCTTCGAGAGCGAGGCCCAGAGGTCCGAGGCGGTGGCGCTGCCCCACGCGTGGGTCTTCAAGTAGGCGACGACCCCCTTGCGGAATGTCTCGGGGCCGAGCCAGGCCTCGAACATGGTCAGCACCGCCTGTCCCTTGTCGTAGGTCAGCTCGTCGGCGAGCTGGTCGAGGTTCTCCACCCCCTCGATCGGCTGGCGCATGGCGCGGGTCGACAGGCGCGCGTCGGTCCGCATGGCCGACTGCATGCCGCTGACCTGGGCGATCTGAAGGCGGCCGCCGGGGAAGACCTGGTCGGAGATCCTGTCCCCCATCCACGAGGCGAACGACTCGTTCAGCCACAGGTCGTCCCACCAGCGCATGGTCACGAGATCGCCGAACCACATGTGCGCCAGCTCGTGGGCCGCGACCGCCACCAGCGTGCGCTTCTGCTCGCCGCTGGCGACGCGTGGATCGATGAGCAGGATGCGGTCGGCGAACGTGATGGCGCCGGCGTTTTCCATCGCCCCCGGCCAGAACTCCGGGACCGCGAGAAGATCGAGCTTGCGGTAGGGGTACGGGATGCCGAAATATTTTTCCAGCGCCGCGACCAGGGGGGGCGTGACGCGCGCCGCTTCGGCCGCCAGCCCCGACGCCCCCTTGATCGTCACGATCCGCCCGGGCACGCGCATCCCCTCGATCGGGACGGTCTCGAGCGGCCCGGTGGCGATCGCCAGCAGGTAGGCCGGGAGCGGCGGCGTCTTCTCGAACACGACCGTCTTCTGCCCGTCGGCGACCGCCTCGCTCTCGATCGGTGTATTGCCGATCGCCAGATGCGCTTCGGGCACGACCAGGGTGATCTGGAACGGAATCTTGAACCCGGGCTCGTCCCAGCACGGGAACGCGCCCCGCGCGTCGGTCGCCTCGAACTGGGTGAAGGAATACCAGTCGTCATCGACCTTGATCCGGTAGAGGCCCGCCGCCTGCATGTTGAACTTGGCCGTGAAGTCGATGTCGAGCGAGTAGGCGCCCGGTTCGAGGGGGTGCTGTGACTTGACCGTGACGACGTCCCCGTCGACAGCGTGCTCGACCGGGATGCGGCCGCCTCGTCCCTTGAGCATCAGCGCGCCGATGACGATGTCGCGGGCGTGGAAGGTGAACGAGTCCGCCCTGTCGATCCCCTTGAGCTCGACGTGGGCCGATCCCTGGTAGGAAGGGGCCGCGGGGTCGAGCGCCAGCCGGACCGACTCGAAGACCGGGACGACGGCGTGACCGAGACGCGCAGCCTGTCCGTCCGCCGCGGCCGTCGGCCGGGCGGCCAGCAGGACAACCCCTGTAAAGATGATAGCGGCCCGAAGACGGCTTCCGGACTGCTTCGAAACTTTCAGGCCCAATGTGGCTCCGGATGGCGCGAGATCCCGTCACGTTACCGCGACGGACGATCCCGGTCAAGCCGAGAGTCTAATTCTTTGGGCCAGGACCCAACCGTATCTCGATGGTCGGCGGGAGGCTGGACGAGATACTTCCGAACTCCGAGCCATCGATGTCGCACGCGGCGCCGAATTCCTGGGCCAGCTTGACCCTGAAGCCCAGGATGTGCCCCGCGAAGTCCTGTCCGCCACGCAGCCCGGTGCGGAAGATCTTGGTGATGTTGAATCTGAACGATTTCGTCGGGTCGTTCGCGTCGGTCTGGACGAGATCCCCCTCGTAGTAGGACAGTTCGTGCGTGTTCGGGGGCATTGGGAAAGACACGGTGCCGCGCGTTTCCGTGAGCACCAACGTCGCCTCCCGGACGTGTCCCGGCAGAGCGGGGACGATGAACTCCACGAAACCGCGCCTGGGGGGAACGGTGTGGCAGGTCGATTGGACATTGACTATTACCGGAAGCGGCTGGAGGGCCTCCAGCGACCCGGTGACCCGGGGGGAGCACGACCACGTCCTGTGCGAGGATGGCCGTGGGAAGAGAGGCCAGCACCACGAGAAGTCCCGTCCGCAACAATCGGCTCATGTGTTGCACCTCCATACCTGCTGCGCGGCAGCAGCGGACACACGACCCTCCGGCTCAAGTCGAGACGCTTCAACCCCTTGCCGCCCGCCGGCGAGAACCTATATTGGCTGCGTCGGGAGGCGCGCCCGCCGGGAGACCGATGGACTTCGATCCGAGTCAAATCCGCAAGGGGCTGATAGGGGCCGTCGTCCTTCTGGGGACCGCCCGGATCGCCTTCCCTCACCTCGCGCGGTCCACCGGCGAGCGCCTCATCTTCGACGCGCTCGCCGTTCTCGTAGGGGCGGGTCTCATCGTCTTCGGGTTCATCCTCCTGCGGCGCAAGCGCCTTCTCGAAAACGTCCCGACGTCCCGGATACGCTCGGTGGCGATGGGGTTCGCGGAGCTCCTCGGCAGCGCGAAGAACAGGACGCCGCTGGTCGCGCCGTACTCGGGGATCCCCTGCGTCTACTACCGCTGCCTCCTCGAAGAGGAGAGACAGCGCAGCCGGGGGGGCCGCGAGTGGGCGACCCTCGAGCAGGGGGAATCGTCCGACCCGTTCTACTTGCAGGACGAGACCGGCGCCCTCCTCGTCGATCCCGCGGGGGCCGAGACCGTGCTGGAGCGCAGCTACCGGCAGATCGAGCGGGGCGAGGGTTGGCTGGGGCGGCGCAAGCGCTACAGCGAATGGTGGATCGTCACGGGGCAGAAACTGTTCGTCGCCGGCACCGTGAGGCGTCTGCGGGACGCCGTCCTGGAGCGGCGCGCCGCGCTGGGGGACCGCCTGCGGACTCTCAAGCACGATCCGGAGCGGATGAAGACGTTCGACGCCGATCACGACG
Protein-coding regions in this window:
- a CDS encoding GIDE domain-containing protein: MDFDPSQIRKGLIGAVVLLGTARIAFPHLARSTGERLIFDALAVLVGAGLIVFGFILLRRKRLLENVPTSRIRSVAMGFAELLGSAKNRTPLVAPYSGIPCVYYRCLLEEERQRSRGGREWATLEQGESSDPFYLQDETGALLVDPAGAETVLERSYRQIERGEGWLGRRKRYSEWWIVTGQKLFVAGTVRRLRDAVLERRAALGDRLRTLKHDPERMKTFDADHDGQISTEEWGNAVRSVQDDLVREDAAAPQEPTEDTVAIGKGSDETTFVIAARGEKSLLLRLRLEVAGSLVGGAVAVVVFSISLLTRAGLLRGGFVFPW
- a CDS encoding M1 family metallopeptidase — its product is MGLKVSKQSGSRLRAAIIFTGVVLLAARPTAAADGQAARLGHAVVPVFESVRLALDPAAPSYQGSAHVELKGIDRADSFTFHARDIVIGALMLKGRGGRIPVEHAVDGDVVTVKSQHPLEPGAYSLDIDFTAKFNMQAAGLYRIKVDDDWYSFTQFEATDARGAFPCWDEPGFKIPFQITLVVPEAHLAIGNTPIESEAVADGQKTVVFEKTPPLPAYLLAIATGPLETVPIEGMRVPGRIVTIKGASGLAAEAARVTPPLVAALEKYFGIPYPYRKLDLLAVPEFWPGAMENAGAITFADRILLIDPRVASGEQKRTLVAVAAHELAHMWFGDLVTMRWWDDLWLNESFASWMGDRISDQVFPGGRLQIAQVSGMQSAMRTDARLSTRAMRQPIEGVENLDQLADELTYDKGQAVLTMFEAWLGPETFRKGVVAYLKTHAWGSATASDLWASLSKTAGRDVAGPMSTFLDQPGVPLVKVDLLPGGKVRLSQERFLNEGAAAPQRAAWQIPVILKYSDGRTTRTRTLLLKEPSRVVALQGVTGLVWAHPNAGETGYYRWRVPPVTLTVLAAAAPKEMNVRERIGYIGNLEALLDEGALGGDHDLRLLSRFATDPQPEVIDALIEHLRRVKEAFAGEDLKEPFVAYVRSVLSPALQRFGKARAEGEDEAVSLLRPDLLEGLAIEGQDAAILDYADSLAGAYLKDESSIDPALAGVALQLSATRGDMALFKRYRRLFEKARVPADRGRYLTALGSFRSPEVVDAALAYTLHGPLRTQEILTIPSHVSEDPGYRPAVWTWVTENFKPIVDRVPANYGIFLVHYASGCSDERLQAARDFFSDPAHDLPGVQTELKKVADEVSDCVRLRRRERPAVAEFLRSLTDGADSRGVAAGGGARPRSVSE